From one Planococcus citri chromosome 3, ihPlaCitr1.1, whole genome shotgun sequence genomic stretch:
- the LOC135841472 gene encoding plexin-A4-like: MEGNVTVKFDANIRTTNFIYKYINVTRDENGFNIIPKGIPAGGIKVSIHDNIGPHISSIGEMIFQVSYNGQTYNSSKCKKKNAILMSCLSPRIPEIDSDSIDIENPIVLNYALIITPNETNANTSSIKIDSFKFFLYPNPIFYNFSIAEHDGKYRVTIRGKNIGDACQKCDFNVSMGNSNCTVISISRSYLICELPKSDIIQLTVHENITVHIGKNLHKIVPKVKESPDTSKIIIICICILGFIIATPLFIWLIRYKKFVTSSKQMQQRMDRLEMCVAAECKEAFAELQTEIFDSPSDNFTNRLPFLDYSTFVMKNAFPNIDDHSIILGVNSTLIHRENPLQLLYRLIHNKSFLLIFIRTLESLESFSMNDRAYVASLIMIALQNKMEYCTDILITLLADLIKKYMNSKTNPKLLLRQTESMVEKMLSIWFTFLLYEFLTETAGKPLFKLFKAIKQHINKGPVDMITHEARYSLNEEKLLRQCIDYHPITVHVNATQEDAVFIGLESSVDMKPVSVLDCDSISLVKKKILDALCRNVGFSERPKVSSFELKWWHMILLDDDSSSITEGDLKRKNTLLHYGVQDGGKLSLISKKTIHRWTSINSYAGKPSISNKYKSLSSDPDYRSLLSRNNTDNDRNYMKEWHLVKPCASDDDTGGHDRYNKMVSEIYLTRLLATKGTLHHFVDDLFKAILNQESESDCFPMAIKYMFDFLDYQAFIHNVIDPEVVHAWKSNCLPLRFWVNLIKNPNFLFDVHKSETVDSCLSVVAQAFMDSFSTAKHNLGKDSPTSKLLYAKDIPFYKEWVKKYYSQIRAMPVVSRDDMERMLANESSLHAADFNIDGAVFKLHEYMVKYNEELMAALEKDKSSWKYSLTQQLDQVNKMMSMNFNTQCR, from the coding sequence ATGGAGGGTAATGTTACAGTAAAATTTGACGCTAACATTCGCACGACTAACTTCATTTATAAGTATATTAACGTTACTCGAGATGAAAACGGATTTAATATTATACCAAAAGGTATCCCTGCTGGGGGTATCAAAGTGTCTATACATGATAATATAGGCCCGCATATATCATCAATTGGTGAAATGATTTTCCAAGTGAGTTACAATGGTCAAACTTATAATAGCTCGAAATGTAAAAAGAAGAATGCCATTTTGATGTCTTGTTTATCTCCTCGCATCCCAGAAATTGACAGCGATTCGATAGATATAGAAAATCCAATAGTATTGAATTATGCGTTAATAATCACACCAAATGAAACAAATGCTAACACAAgttcaattaaaattgattctttcaagttttttctgtaccccaatccaattttttacaatttttctatcGCTGAGCATGATGGAAAATATCGTGTCACTATCCGAGGGAAAAATATAGGCGATGCCtgccaaaaatgtgattttaatgTATCGATGGGAAACAGTAATTGCACAGTAATTTCAATATCTCGAAGTTACCTTATTTGTGAGCTACCAAAATCTGATATAATACAGCTCACTGTTCATGAAAATATTACAGTACacattggaaaaaatcttcATAAGATTGTCCCCAAAGTGAAAGAGAGCCCTGATACATCCAAGATCATCATAATATGCATCTGCATACTCGGTTTCATCATTGCAACTCCTTTATTCATTTGGCTCATTcgttataaaaaatttgttacaaGTTCAAAACAAATGCAACAACGAATGGACAGGCTTGAAATGTGCGTAGCTGCTGAATGCAAAGAGGCCTTTGCCGAACTTCAAACTGAAATATTCGATTCTCCATCAGATAACTTCACTAATAGATTACCATTTCTCGACTACAGTACATTTGTGATGAAGAATGCATTTCCCAACATCGATGATCATTCCATTATACTCGGTGTAAATTCAACACTTATCCACAGAGAGAATCCCCTTCAGTTGCTTTATCGATTAATCCACAATAAATCATTCCTATTGATATTCATCAGGACGTTGGAAAGTCTCGAGAGTTTTTCCATGAATGATCGTGCATATGTGGCCTCGTTGATAATGATAGCATTACAAAACAAAATGGAGTATTGTACCGATATTCTCATCACCCTACTCGCAGACCTGATCAAGAAATACATGAATAGCAAAACTAACCCTAAACTTTTACTTCGACAAACCGAAAGCAtggttgaaaaaatgctttctatCTGGTTTACCTTCTtactttatgaatttttgacagaGACTGCTGGAAAAccattattcaaattatttaaaGCTATAAAACAACACATTAACAAAGGTCCTGTCGATATGATCACACATGAAGCTCGATATTCtctaaatgaagaaaaacttcTAAGACAATGTATTGATTATCATCCTATAACTGTGCATGTGAATGCTACTCAAGAAGATGCTGTTTTTATCGGGTTAGAATCATCTGTAGACATGAAACCAGTCAGTGTACTTGATTGTGATTCGATTTCTCTAGTTAAAAAGAAGATTTTGGATGCATTATGTCGTAATGTAGGTTTCAGCGAGCGTCCTAAAGTATCATCATTCGAGCTTAAATGGTGGCACATGATTTTATTAGACGATGACTCCAGTTCAATAACTGAAGGagatttaaaacgaaaaaatacatTGCTCCATTACGGCGTTCAAGATGGTGGAAAACTGAGCCTAATCTCGAAAAAAACTATTCACCGCTGGACATCAATTAACAGTTATGCAGGAAAACCATCCATCAGCAATAAGTACAAATCACTGTCATCAGATCCCGACTACAGGTCTTTATTATCTCGAAATAATACCGATAATGATCGCAATTACATGAAGGAATGGCACCTTGTCAAACCTTGCGCTTCTGATGATGATACCGGAGGTCACGACAGATATAATAAAATGGTATCTGAAATTTACTTGACAAGATTATTAGCTACCAAGGGCACATTGCATCATTTTGTTGATGATTTATTCAAGGCCATACTGAACCAAGAATCTGAAAGTGACTGCTTTCCAATGGCTATTAAGTACATGTTCGATTTTCTAGATTATCAAGCATTCATACACAATGTCATTGACCCAGAAGTTGTGCACGCATGGAAAAGTAATTGTTTACCTTTACGATTTTGGGTTAATTTAATCAAGAATCCAAATTTCTTATTCGATGTGCACAAATCAGAAACTGTCGACTCTTGTCTCAGCGTAGTAGCTCAAGCTTTTATGGATTCTTTCTCAACTGCTAAACATAATTTAGGCAAAGATTCGCCTACTTCGAAATTACTATACGCCAAGGACATTCCATTTTATAAGGAATGGGTTAAAAAATACTACTCGCAGATTAGAGCCATGCCTGTTGTATCACGTGATGACATGGAAAGGATGTTGGCAAATGAGTCTTCACTCCATGCTGCTGATTTCAACATCGATGGGGCAGTTTTTAAATTACACGAATATATGGTGAAGTATAACGAAGAGTTAATGGCTGCCTTGGAAAAAGATAAATCTTCATGGAAATATTCACTTACACAACAGTTGGATCAAGTGAATAAAATGATGTCCATGAATTTCAATACTCAATGTAGATGA